A genomic segment from Petrotoga mexicana DSM 14811 encodes:
- the cysC gene encoding adenylyl-sulfate kinase: MERKKSENVVWHAGKVKKEDRERFLGQKGVILWFTGLSGSGKSTIAHELEERLLKIGTLSYVLDGDNIRHGLNGDLGFSPEDREENIRRIGEVAKLFSDLGIITMTAFISPYKKDRQRVRELVKDGEFIEIYVKCPLDELKNRDPKGMYEKAIKGEIKNFTGISAPYEEPENPELILNTDVESIDESVEKVIEYLRNKNII, from the coding sequence GTGGAAAGAAAAAAGAGCGAAAATGTAGTATGGCATGCTGGAAAGGTAAAAAAAGAAGACAGAGAAAGATTTTTAGGGCAAAAGGGAGTAATCCTTTGGTTTACTGGGTTATCTGGATCTGGAAAATCAACTATAGCACATGAATTAGAAGAAAGATTGTTGAAAATAGGAACGTTGTCGTATGTTTTGGATGGAGACAACATTAGACACGGTTTAAATGGTGATTTAGGATTTTCCCCAGAAGATAGGGAGGAAAATATTAGAAGGATAGGAGAGGTTGCAAAGTTATTCTCTGATCTTGGGATAATTACAATGACAGCCTTCATTTCCCCATATAAAAAAGATAGGCAGAGGGTAAGAGAGTTAGTAAAAGATGGAGAATTCATAGAGATATACGTAAAATGTCCACTTGACGAATTGAAAAACCGGGACCCAAAGGGTATGTACGAAAAGGCGATAAAAGGCGAAATAAAAAATTTTACAGGGATTTCAGCTCCCTACGAAGAACCTGAGAATCCTGAGTTAATTTTGAATACCGATGTAGAAAGCATAGATGAATCGGTTGAAAAGGTTATTGAATATTTAAGAAACAAAAATATTATCTGA